The DNA segment CCCTGACGGTAGCATGCTTCCCAACAATGCAGCCAGCGCGCATCATCTGCTACGGCGATGCGGTTCAACACTGTGCCCTACGAGCATCTGCACCTATGCGAGCTGCTGGCGGCGCACGACCGCAGCGCTTACGGCTTTGTGATGCTATGCGCTCCAATATTTCCCCCCAAGTGGTAAACAGCTTGTACGTTCGGTGAGTCATTTTTAGATATGTGATGTTTCAAAGTGGATCTATATTTTTCATAATTCCAACAAAAAATCCACCTTTAAAAGCATACCATATTTGCAGAGAAACCCTCCTCTTCAATCCATCGTGCGCTGTAGCTGATCACTGCTTCAATTGTTTgctgcatattaaaaaaaaaggcatggaaTTTTCTTGTCATTAGCTGTACTATAAGAAATAGGCCAACCTGTGGGATGGTAGTGACAATGCTGACTAGAGGGTGAATGCTGGGTGAAGCAGAGCCACAGAAAACAACCTTCCATCGGTCCTTCTCTTCAAATCTTGGCTGtggagggcaaaaaaaaaagaacaacaaatgtTTGAATCATTGTGGAAGGCTCTTTGAAAGTTGTTGTAGGCAACGAGCTTTGCCAGCCACAAAGAGGTCGTGACGTAATATATGCAGATATATAATCATAGAACTagtattaaccctttcagccctgtattttttattttggtcgggcatcttttttgtgcttgtttacctaatagttatgacctcagaagaccacaaacgaaaaattgagccagtggtgcaagtattaatggatttacagacatgacatcaaattacgtcatcagggctcagcggttgtgaaatgagaaaaatggcatcttttttcctgtTATTctctagagtacacaaaatgtgaaccacgcctcatttttcagtgtgatactcactgaaacagcttcggtacgtcgacccgaaaattgcgcttacccgcctcagctgacccgccaagGCGTCACCcacgacttcggtcaagcttcttcttctttgtggctcccagctccgcaagcatgtcaccattttggtgtcacttgcagtggggatcattgaagaagtattcccccaagaatggacaGTTTTGGTTTGATTTCCGAGGCGCCACGGGAAattttgtgtgatggtgtcaattgacaccgccagggccgaaagggttaagcctCCCAGACCTTTTATGTGTCACACTGTATTAATTATTGACCTAATTTCGCATTGGAACGCTTAAACCAGAGCCAACATTAGCTTTAGTGGCCAGATTCATGGCGAACGTGACATTTCGAGCAATGGCACATACCAGTGGTTATAATAAAAGTTTTGATGTTGCGTATTGATCCATGAGCACTGCACTTCTGAACTAGCTTTGTCTCTTAAAGGGGGTACTCACACAAAaattttcagctgttttcttgCGTCACATTAAAGGCCAAGCACTAAAGAGCCTGGACAATGTACTGATAAGCGTTAGTGtggcctgaaaaattaattacaacctGTTtgtaaaagctagttttggtacctactgtaccctgacattgCGACATGGTACGAGCTTCTCGTCGCGTGCTTGCACAAGATATTATGACGTCTCCACGGCTGCTCCTGTCTGTGCGTCCTTTGATAAGCTGTTGGTGATGCGGAAGcagccattttgtatgttttggtatTTGATGTCATCATAACTAGCTACACTGGTGCGTGAAATCACTAGAGTTGAtagtgtagcctgacgtcacactagtgtcagcatttactgagctccACGCTTGCTTGAAGCCATCTTGgtgtacaggagatttgtatgaagGCATGAACTCAGCTTTGAGAAGTGGTGAGAGTACTCCTCTAAAGTTCAGCGATGATTCTCAGAAAATACTTTGAAGAATTGACCTACCAGCTTCACGGGACATTTTTCCTTGTTCCTCTTTAAAAGGGCTTTCCGTTTGATGATTTtctataaaaaagaaaagcaaaagcaGGTTGCAAAAGTGCAGGAACTTCCACACCTCTCCCTCCCCGAGTTCGATATTTGCTCATTAAGTATACTCGCCTCTCTAGCGACATGGAAGTTGTAGACCTGCTTCCTCTGCCATTCACGTGAAGGTGCAAAACCCTCTGGAGGCGGCGGACAATCATTAGACTGAAATGGCAACACAGATAACTACTTCACAGCATCAGCTCCTACAAGAGCTATTGTTTTAAGATCGTTGTTACTTACATCACTGAACGATACAGTTTGCTTTGCCAGAAACTTGCTAGTATCCAAATTCGCCACGACAACATCAGGGCAATTGCTGGCTTCTATTCTGTAACGAGAACATGGAGAAACGCCAAGCTGACAGGTACAATCAGCCCTGGCATGAGGATGGCATGTGCAACAGCTTGCGGCTTCAGCGATGCAAATAGTGAGCAGTGTGCCTAGCTCATGCCAattgatttaaagggacactaaaggcaaataactatttatgtcagagtgaaagctcaatgtatgacaacttctaaaacggcaatattatcaacagcagtgccctacttaacgagaaattaagctaaatgtaccacatgatgagcgccacgagtggggcatttcgaagtgatcccgataaCGTATGAGAGTATGCCTagaataaatcactagtaatcaaactagcagcaataaaaaaaagaaccttctgtgcttcagaagacgtaataaaatgctgtttgttcgtttccgtttgattcatggaaaaacgaacctctgtggcgttgccatggggaatggcgcgtggttcaaaggttccgttttcgccgaactgcgcttcgtccGGCGCCCTGCTTAGCTCACGCGGTCCcgcctcagtggtagtttcgggattgcgtactgccgcgtgtgttttgcgcgcttgtgaaagtcgctctgacagaaagatccacaaaatgccgcatgcaacgacgccggcactacgagccctcagcagcataccgcgttcatcggggctcaagtcgctgaattggagcccagcgtcgcgagccaatgtctcattgtcaagttctccgtccacatccactgCGGCGATTGCGACAAGCTTCGATGgtttcgatggccgttgttgctgctgtgggtcccgctactttcgctctgctgctactagtgtcggcgaccgcgcagtaaaggctggcaacgttgggcacggcagcagtgacttatgaaagtcggatttcaggcgggtgatttgaagtgcgcaaacgcgatgcggaccactaaaacgtgattttatttcaaaataagcacttccttggcataaaagtagcactacgaggtttctggaccactatttcaacaatcaacgtcgacttaatatttgcctttagtgtccctttaacactgtGTGCAGTGATTGATTTAACACTGTGTGCAGTGTGAAAATTCTGGTTTGACCACTGCACAACCAGAATTTTCACACAAAGGTCAGGAAGGAACTGCGGACAAACATGCAACTGTGCACACGTCTGCATGCATCTCCTCCGTGTCTCGTGTAAAAACGGTAAAGAACAAGGACACACTTGTGCAATGTGCTGAGAAGGTCGTCTATCGCATCCCCCTAACACTGTTACCTTCGCACACATCAACACCACTGTCGACAATTGCAATGGTCATGCCACCAATCTTCTGCGATCCAAGTTTTTTTGCACGTGGCGGTCACAAGTTTGTCGGGGAGATCAAAGAAGCACTTTACATCATTGCGGCAAAATACCACTGTATCAACATGAACTCATTACAGATTCTGTGCAGCTTGCTTATGCAACTAAGGTTGCACGGCGGGCTTGTTGGTTATCCATAGCATCCAATGTATAGGGCATCCATGACGGGACGGAGCAAGAGACGcataacacacacacatcactaactttcaacaatgcagTTTATTCAGAGAAACAACAGTACATATACTCTAACCCAGTGCGTGACAAGCCACGTGATCAAAGAGCCAATCATGCATCTAATGCAAATCATCACGTCACACCCATCATGTGGCTTTACAAAAGCCCTCCATATTTGGGTGTGACATGATGATTTGCATTCGATGTACGATTGGTGTTTGATCACGTGCCTTGTCACGCACAGGGTTAGGGCATATGTACTGCTGTTTCTCTGAATAAACTACATTGTGgaaagttagtgctgtgtgtgtgttatgtgtctCTTGCTCTGGTCCCATCCTGGATGCGCTATACATCAGTCGTTTAGGCAAGCATCGGCAGTTAATTGTGTATGTGATTTTGGCCTCTTGTCCCTTTTTGGTCTGTCACTCTCCCTCTCTTTGCCAATGTCCGATCTTCAACGCGTCGCACCATACGAATAAGCTGGTTGTAGGTGTTTGCATCAGTACCTGTTCTCACAAGTAGGCAAGAAGGAAGGAAACTTCAGCACAGTAAAACACAACAATACTGTTACCTGCAGGCTGCCCCTACTTATTGATGCTGGGCTAGTTGATAATGTGATTTACGCGATAATGTTGATCATGTGATTACGGTTGGCAGTGGGGGCTGTTTGTGGAGTACTTGTGTGTTAATGAGAGAGTGTTAAGTTGCACCTGATTTTCAAGAAGCCCCTTCTAGTTGGATTGCACGCAATACTGGAAATGTTGGGTACACTTACTGCACTCTCCTCAAGTACTCATTGGCTGTTGTAGGAGGGAGGTCCAAGTCGTACTCTTCCCCAGTGTCCTCCACGGGAAAGGCCGGGTACTGAAGTTCGGGCTTGTCGTCTTCTGACATGTTTTCTGCGATAATTGCGCGCACCGATTAAGATCGAATGTCACTTCCAGCAAGGGTTTGTGCTTGCTACACAGACCAAACAATGCGCCGATCTAAGATAATTTACGTTCAAGGACGAAATCGGTGTTCATTTCCTTGTGGAGGAACTGTGTCCCGTACTAAAGTGACTTCAGTGGTTAAGAGGTCGCCAAAGAGGCTCACAATGAGTTCAGTTAAAAGCGATCATGAATGCGAGCATATGTTCACATATTTACTACGTGCAGTGAGAATAACTTCATCGTGGTACCTGCAGTTTAGGCTGGCGTTGATGCAGAATAAGCTGTTTTGCAGAGATATCAAAAGGAGGGCTTTTGACTGCTTCACCCACGGAACACTACGGATCGACGGTGTCACTTGGCGTCGCCGATGCTCTGGTGTAGAAATCTGTGCATGATTACTTCACTTCGGTCCGCAGAAACCCGCAACACGTGTGATCAACGTTTAATCGCCGTGGCATAAACGTCTTTCAACATTCACagcagcagtccagcaccatttCCACAGCAGAACACAGCCAACCGGCACAGATGCTCCAAAAGTATAGTGAAGAAAGCGTGGACGTAACCACGTAACAATGAAGGGTTTTTGCACGCAGTTGGCGCGTTGCCCGTTTGATAGCAACACTTTTCAGCCTATTTTATTTTATAACTGAATAGTACACTTAAATAATGACATATATACTTTATTCAAACACAGGCAAATGAAGCTCTAGTTCGAAATCAATTAACGTGTTTCAAAACTCTGGACGTCCACTAAATGCGTCTTTTATGTGAAATATTGTTATTTTAGTGGCGTCATCTTTTGGCAATTATTAGCACTAAAGTAAAACTAATTACGGCACAGTTATAGCCTTTAAGATCTAACTGCACGCttacaaatctcaaaggccatATTGTGATTCTGCCTATTTTTTAAGGTTACGGCAAGGCGGCACTAAGTTCGATAGCGAGGTATGTTTCAGCGGTTTCAGCGCATCGACGCAATCGACGTGCCACATCTATCGCATCCATCCATCGCGTTCGGTGTTCGCGCCGAAGCGTAGACGGAAGCCAATGAGCTAGTCTTGTGCCGGCTGGCGACGCCGCCCGTGCTGCAAAGGCATTGAAAGGCCGAACTTCCGAAGCGCAAGCCATCTTGGCGGAAGTTACCGCCAGGAAACAGATGACATATATATGTGTCTGAGGGCGAAAGGTTTCAATCATATTACGATTTACGCTGGCGAGCATAATGCCGTTAGCTCAGCTTGCGGCGGACCCTTGGGTCGAGATCAAAACGGACTGCGGGGTGAGTGAGCCCGTCGCCTATTCATTATTTACCGTCGCTGCCCCGACGTCCCTGTAACACAAACATTGACCGGCTTCGCTTTATTTGCCTTGTTTT comes from the Rhipicephalus sanguineus isolate Rsan-2018 chromosome 6, BIME_Rsan_1.4, whole genome shotgun sequence genome and includes:
- the LOC119396643 gene encoding gem-associated protein 2; its protein translation is MSEDDKPELQYPAFPVEDTGEEYDLDLPPTTANEYLRRVQIEASNCPDVVVANLDTSKFLAKQTVSFSDSNDCPPPPEGFAPSREWQRKQVYNFHVAREKIIKRKALLKRNKEKCPVKLPRFEEKDRWKVVFCGSASPSIHPLVSIVTTIPQQTIEAVISYSARWIEEEGFSANMGKWLYALLACVEKPLHPDMCSNIRALARACASARRKLSSKDDPNLPPLNLIICLIACYFNQTDLADK